A stretch of Metabacillus sp. FJAT-52054 DNA encodes these proteins:
- the rph gene encoding ribonuclease PH, with protein MRNDGRNRNELRPVEMVTEFITHPEGSVLITVGNTKVICNASIEDRVPPFMRGQGKGWITAEYSMLPRATEQRTIRESSKGKISGRTMEIQRLIGRALRAVVDLNKLGERTIWIDCDVIQADGGTRTASITGAFTAMTIALGKLVDKNVLSELPITDFLAATSVGIDSELGEILDLNYLEDSSAEVDMNVIMTSKNELVELQGTGEEATFSRKQLNQLLDLAEEGIHTLIEHQKSVLGDWGSHIVKNLEKEG; from the coding sequence ATGAGAAACGATGGAAGAAACAGAAACGAGCTTAGACCGGTTGAAATGGTGACAGAGTTTATTACACATCCTGAAGGATCTGTGCTGATTACGGTTGGGAATACAAAGGTGATTTGCAATGCAAGTATTGAAGACAGAGTGCCTCCTTTCATGAGGGGACAAGGGAAGGGCTGGATTACCGCTGAGTATTCTATGCTTCCAAGAGCTACTGAACAAAGAACAATCAGGGAATCTTCCAAAGGCAAGATTTCAGGAAGAACGATGGAAATTCAGCGTTTAATCGGACGGGCTTTAAGAGCAGTGGTTGATTTGAACAAGCTCGGCGAGCGGACAATCTGGATTGACTGTGATGTCATTCAAGCGGATGGAGGAACGAGAACGGCCTCTATTACTGGCGCATTCACGGCAATGACGATTGCACTGGGCAAGCTTGTAGATAAAAACGTTCTGTCTGAACTTCCAATCACTGATTTTCTTGCAGCAACCTCTGTAGGGATCGACTCAGAGCTGGGTGAAATACTTGATTTGAATTATCTAGAGGATTCTTCTGCCGAAGTGGATATGAACGTGATCATGACGTCCAAAAATGAACTGGTTGAGCTTCAGGGAACAGGTGAAGAAGCCACTTTTTCCAGAAAACAGCTCAATCAATTATTAGATCTTGCAGAAGAGGGTATACATACATTAATTGAACATCAAAAATCAGTTTTGGGTGATTGGGGATCTCATATTGTCAAAAATCTTGAGAAAGAGGGATGA
- a CDS encoding zinc-ribbon domain-containing protein has protein sequence MILQIEKYTPIAEYPHLHKEWHTEKNEAILMNNPKLTTNSKMWWICSNGHEYDATVYNRKAGKGCPYCSGQKVCKDNCLATVNPVLAAQWHETKNGTLTPYDVTAGSSRKKVWWVCTKGHEYQAVVGSRNRGTGCQICNNKLKGRRKVRDDNRLSLLYPILVEEWHPTKNKELQPEDVSYGSDKIVWWMCKRGHEFKSPISQRTRGNECAKCNSGLHTSFAEQAIYHYLKSDLTVVNNFRPIEMKGMEIDIYIPSLKIGIEYNGGFFHSNQNRQQVDILKEKSLNRLGITLLKVLELRENVQTTQIETKRQYIHRYGGHYSTAFFDSLDNCIKKIIQYLNNHYSQFLEIDIDSKRDRLIIFEKMQLRSVKKSLAFKKPELIDEWNFKRNENISPELVSYGSGIIVWWTCPNGHEYEMPVHKRSSRNSQCPICLGVKVIEETSLLTLFPEIAKEWHPTKNSFEPGSVRPGSNLKVWWICDQGHEWDAVISTRSKIKVGCPYCCGKRATIETCLMTTHPNIAEKWNYSKNGDITPYEVTKGSGKKYWWLCTKGHERFRSIRDEVKKRVNCHECEREKRKYHFDGGTRR, from the coding sequence ATGATTTTACAGATAGAAAAGTATACACCCATCGCCGAATACCCTCATTTACATAAGGAATGGCACACAGAAAAAAATGAAGCAATTTTGATGAATAACCCCAAACTCACAACCAATAGTAAAATGTGGTGGATTTGTTCAAACGGACATGAGTACGATGCTACAGTTTATAACAGGAAGGCAGGAAAAGGCTGCCCATATTGTTCGGGTCAGAAAGTTTGCAAGGATAATTGTTTGGCAACAGTGAATCCAGTCTTAGCTGCTCAATGGCATGAAACTAAAAACGGGACCCTTACACCATATGATGTTACAGCTGGTTCAAGTAGAAAAAAGGTATGGTGGGTATGTACAAAAGGACACGAGTATCAAGCTGTTGTAGGGTCTCGAAACAGAGGAACAGGCTGTCAAATATGTAATAATAAGTTGAAAGGAAGACGCAAGGTGAGAGACGATAACCGCTTATCACTTCTGTACCCTATATTAGTTGAGGAATGGCATCCAACAAAAAACAAAGAATTACAGCCCGAAGATGTTTCATATGGTTCTGATAAAATTGTCTGGTGGATGTGTAAAAGGGGACATGAATTTAAAAGTCCAATTTCTCAACGAACAAGGGGGAATGAATGTGCAAAATGTAACTCAGGTCTACATACTTCATTTGCTGAGCAAGCAATTTATCACTATTTAAAATCCGATTTAACTGTGGTAAATAATTTTCGACCAATCGAAATGAAAGGAATGGAAATCGATATCTATATCCCATCCTTAAAAATAGGAATTGAATATAACGGTGGATTTTTTCATTCTAATCAAAACCGCCAACAAGTAGATATTCTGAAAGAAAAAAGTCTTAATAGGTTAGGTATCACTTTGTTAAAAGTGCTTGAACTCCGAGAAAACGTACAAACTACTCAAATTGAAACAAAAAGACAATACATTCATAGATATGGAGGTCATTATTCCACGGCCTTTTTTGATTCACTAGATAATTGTATTAAGAAGATTATTCAATATCTAAACAATCATTACTCACAATTCTTAGAGATAGACATTGATAGCAAAAGAGACCGATTAATTATATTTGAAAAAATGCAATTACGAAGCGTTAAAAAGAGTCTAGCTTTCAAAAAACCTGAACTAATTGACGAATGGAATTTCAAGAGAAATGAGAATATTTCTCCCGAACTTGTTTCATACGGAAGTGGTATTATTGTTTGGTGGACTTGTCCTAACGGTCATGAATACGAAATGCCTGTACACAAAAGGAGTTCTCGAAATAGTCAATGTCCCATTTGTCTAGGGGTAAAAGTTATAGAAGAGACATCCTTACTTACTTTATTCCCAGAAATAGCTAAAGAATGGCACCCAACCAAAAATTCCTTTGAGCCAGGTAGTGTTCGCCCAGGGTCTAATTTAAAGGTTTGGTGGATATGTGATCAGGGACATGAATGGGATGCCGTGATATCCACACGTTCTAAAATAAAAGTTGGATGTCCATATTGTTGCGGCAAACGCGCAACCATTGAAACATGTCTTATGACAACACACCCTAATATAGCTGAAAAATGGAATTACAGTAAAAATGGAGACATAACCCCTTATGAGGTAACTAAGGGGTCAGGGAAAAAATACTGGTGGTTATGTACAAAGGGTCATGAGAGATTTCGATCAATACGTGACGAAGTGAAAAAGAGGGTTAATTGTCATGAATGTGAAAGAGAAAAGCGTAAATATCATTTTGATGGAGGTACAAGGAGATAA
- a CDS encoding metallophosphoesterase, which yields MNVLIMSDSHGLTDELEEITARHKDEVAAVIHCGDSELQADDPGIRSMWIVGGNCDFDGGLPNELVKEAGPYRFLIAHGHLHSVKSTLNHLKYRAQEEDASIVCFGHTHIAGSEIDGNILFINPGSIRLPRVRPERSYAIISLEGKQADVLFYDFSGNPIKALEKTYTFA from the coding sequence ATGAACGTTCTCATCATGAGTGACAGCCATGGATTGACAGACGAATTGGAAGAGATAACAGCCCGTCATAAGGATGAAGTAGCTGCTGTTATTCATTGCGGGGACTCTGAGCTGCAGGCAGACGATCCTGGCATCCGTTCTATGTGGATTGTCGGGGGGAATTGTGATTTTGACGGGGGGCTTCCGAATGAGCTGGTAAAGGAAGCAGGGCCGTACCGTTTTCTTATTGCTCACGGCCATTTGCATTCGGTTAAATCCACCCTAAATCATTTAAAGTATAGAGCACAGGAAGAAGATGCATCCATTGTCTGTTTCGGCCACACACATATTGCAGGATCCGAAATAGACGGTAATATCCTGTTCATTAATCCGGGCAGCATACGTCTTCCGAGAGTGCGTCCTGAAAGGTCTTATGCTATAATCAGCCTCGAAGGCAAGCAAGCCGATGTTCTGTTTTATGATTTTTCAGGAAATCCGATAAAAGCACTGGAAAAAACCTATACATTTGCATAA
- a CDS encoding helix-turn-helix domain-containing protein, whose translation MKKNQKGSYSVQFKQYVLSFMKRTGLSVMDTALHFGITNPSLIASWKKAFNEGGAEALEKPKGRPPMSDKAKKNKITNEKELTHEQRLERENELLRLEVEYLKKCGLFR comes from the coding sequence ATGAAGAAGAATCAAAAGGGGAGTTATTCTGTTCAATTTAAGCAGTATGTATTAAGCTTTATGAAAAGAACAGGTCTTTCAGTCATGGATACAGCCCTTCATTTTGGGATAACAAACCCTTCATTGATCGCTTCATGGAAAAAAGCTTTTAATGAAGGTGGTGCCGAAGCCTTGGAAAAACCGAAAGGACGGCCTCCTATGTCTGATAAGGCGAAAAAGAATAAAATAACGAATGAAAAGGAATTGACCCATGAACAAAGGTTAGAAAGAGAAAACGAACTTCTTCGACTTGAGGTGGAATACTTAAAAAAATGCGGGCTTTTCAGATGA
- the ilvC gene encoding ketol-acid reductoisomerase produces MERWTMAKVYYNGDVNEQALQGKKIAVIGYGSQGHAHALNLKESGLDVVVGVRKGGSFEKAKQDGHQVFTVREAAESADVIMVLLPDEQQAKVYENEIKDALEPGKSLVFAHGFNIHFHQIVPPEFVDVFLVAPKGPGHLVRRTYTEGAGVPALFAIQQDVSGKARDTALAYAKGIGAGRAGVLETTFKEETETDLFGEQAVLCGGLTSLVKAGFETLVEAGYQPELAYFECMHELKLIVDLMYEGGLEGMRYSVSDTAQWGDFVSGPRVVDAKVKESMKAVLEDIQSGRFAKEWMVENQVNRPQFNAINKRENEHQIEKVGRELRSMMPFVKPKAKEAVTAGAED; encoded by the coding sequence ATGGAGAGATGGACAATGGCAAAGGTTTACTATAACGGGGATGTAAATGAACAGGCACTTCAAGGGAAAAAAATTGCGGTAATCGGATACGGCTCTCAAGGTCATGCTCATGCACTGAATTTGAAAGAAAGCGGACTGGATGTAGTTGTAGGTGTCAGAAAAGGCGGTTCATTTGAAAAAGCAAAACAGGATGGCCATCAGGTTTTTACAGTGAGGGAAGCAGCTGAATCGGCTGATGTCATCATGGTACTGCTGCCGGATGAACAGCAGGCGAAGGTATATGAGAATGAAATTAAAGACGCGCTTGAACCAGGAAAGTCATTAGTTTTTGCCCATGGATTTAATATCCACTTCCATCAGATCGTGCCGCCTGAATTTGTAGATGTATTCCTTGTTGCACCGAAAGGTCCGGGACACCTTGTACGGAGAACCTATACAGAAGGGGCAGGTGTTCCAGCGCTGTTTGCGATCCAGCAGGATGTTTCAGGAAAAGCCCGGGATACAGCCTTAGCTTATGCAAAAGGAATTGGGGCCGGCCGTGCGGGAGTTCTTGAAACAACGTTTAAGGAAGAAACGGAGACGGATTTGTTTGGAGAACAGGCGGTATTGTGCGGCGGTTTAACGTCCCTTGTAAAAGCTGGATTTGAAACACTGGTAGAAGCGGGATACCAGCCGGAACTTGCTTACTTTGAGTGTATGCATGAGCTGAAATTAATCGTGGACCTCATGTATGAAGGCGGCTTAGAAGGGATGAGATACTCTGTTTCAGACACAGCACAATGGGGTGATTTTGTTTCAGGACCAAGAGTTGTGGATGCCAAAGTAAAAGAGTCCATGAAAGCGGTTCTTGAAGACATTCAGTCCGGAAGATTTGCGAAGGAATGGATGGTTGAAAATCAGGTCAACCGTCCTCAATTTAACGCGATCAATAAGCGTGAAAACGAGCATCAGATTGAAAAAGTAGGAAGAGAACTTAGAAGCATGATGCCGTTCGTCAAGCCAAAAGCAAAAGAGGCGGTGACCGCTGGTGCGGAAGATTAA
- the ilvB gene encoding acetolactate synthase large subunit yields the protein MKLQVEMDEAQLERPVRMTGGSMLIEALKREKVEVLFGYPGGAVLPLYDKLYGSGLFHILTRHEQGAIHAAEGYARISGRPGVVIATSGPGATNLVTGLADAMIDSLPLVVFTGQVASTVIGSDAFQEADVLGITMPITKHSVQVRHVDELPIAIKEAFHIAVTGRPGPVLIDIPKDIAVSEGEFKYDQELELPGYQPVTEPNHLQIRKLVEAVSRAKKPVILAGAGVLHAKASEDLKNYAEQQDIPVVHTLLGLGGFPADHRLFLGMAGMHGTYTANMALYECDLLINIGARFDDRLTGNLDDFAKYATVAHVDIDPAEVGKNVPAHIPVVGDAKRVLQELIHQNGKKAQAAEWLAKQDESKKEFPLWYGESKDVIKPQKLMEMVYENTEGNAIVTTDVGQHQMWAAQFYPFKTADSWVTSGGLGTMGFGLPSAIGAQLADRSRKVVAVLGDGGFQMTLQELSVIYELKLPIKIIILNNESLGMVRQWQEIFYEERYSHSKFVSQPNFNKLAEAYGIKGLTITNMAEAEAELKNALCSEEPMLINVLVEKEENVYPMIAPGKGIHQMTGVKP from the coding sequence ATGAAACTGCAAGTAGAGATGGATGAGGCACAGCTCGAACGCCCAGTTAGGATGACCGGAGGAAGCATGCTGATTGAAGCGCTGAAAAGAGAAAAGGTCGAGGTGCTTTTCGGATATCCCGGGGGAGCTGTCCTTCCGCTTTACGACAAACTGTATGGTTCAGGGCTGTTCCATATTCTGACGAGACATGAGCAAGGTGCCATTCATGCGGCTGAAGGCTACGCCAGAATTTCGGGGAGGCCTGGAGTAGTCATTGCTACATCCGGACCTGGGGCAACAAATCTCGTAACCGGACTTGCCGATGCGATGATTGATTCCCTTCCGTTAGTCGTTTTTACAGGTCAGGTAGCTTCAACGGTTATCGGTTCCGATGCTTTTCAGGAAGCGGATGTGCTGGGCATCACCATGCCAATCACGAAACACAGTGTTCAGGTCAGGCATGTGGATGAACTGCCGATTGCCATCAAAGAAGCGTTTCACATTGCTGTAACAGGGAGACCTGGCCCTGTACTAATTGATATTCCGAAAGACATCGCCGTATCAGAAGGGGAATTTAAATACGACCAGGAGCTTGAATTGCCGGGCTATCAGCCTGTTACAGAGCCGAATCATTTGCAAATCAGGAAGCTTGTGGAGGCGGTCAGCCGGGCAAAAAAACCTGTCATTCTGGCAGGAGCGGGCGTTTTGCACGCTAAAGCGTCTGAAGATTTGAAAAATTATGCCGAACAGCAGGATATTCCGGTCGTTCATACTCTTCTTGGCCTTGGCGGGTTCCCGGCAGACCATAGGCTGTTTCTCGGCATGGCGGGAATGCATGGAACGTATACGGCCAATATGGCGCTCTATGAATGCGATCTTCTCATCAATATCGGGGCGAGGTTTGATGACCGGCTGACAGGAAACCTGGATGACTTCGCAAAATATGCCACGGTTGCCCATGTGGATATTGACCCTGCTGAAGTCGGGAAAAATGTACCGGCGCATATACCGGTTGTTGGAGACGCGAAAAGGGTGCTGCAGGAACTCATTCATCAAAACGGAAAGAAAGCGCAAGCGGCAGAATGGCTTGCAAAACAGGACGAATCCAAAAAAGAATTCCCGCTATGGTATGGAGAATCAAAAGATGTGATCAAGCCTCAAAAACTGATGGAAATGGTTTATGAGAACACCGAAGGAAATGCAATTGTCACGACGGATGTCGGACAGCATCAAATGTGGGCAGCTCAGTTTTATCCATTTAAAACAGCCGACAGCTGGGTGACGTCGGGCGGGCTCGGAACAATGGGCTTCGGACTGCCATCTGCAATCGGGGCACAGCTCGCGGATCGGAGCAGAAAAGTAGTGGCTGTTCTGGGAGACGGCGGTTTTCAGATGACCTTGCAGGAGCTTTCCGTTATTTACGAACTTAAGCTTCCGATAAAGATTATTATCTTAAACAACGAATCTCTCGGAATGGTTAGGCAGTGGCAGGAAATCTTCTACGAAGAACGCTACTCCCATTCAAAATTCGTATCGCAGCCGAACTTCAATAAGCTTGCAGAAGCCTACGGAATTAAGGGGCTGACAATTACAAATATGGCAGAGGCTGAAGCAGAACTTAAAAATGCCCTCTGTTCAGAAGAGCCGATGCTGATCAATGTCCTGGTTGAAAAGGAAGAAAACGTTTATCCGATGATTGCTCCAGGCAAAGGAATTCATCAAATGACAGGGGTGAAACCGTGA
- a CDS encoding 2-isopropylmalate synthase codes for MRKINVFDTTLRDGEQSAGVNLTFGEKLEIARQLERLGVDIMEAGFPASSKAEMKSVREIARTIRSCSITGLARSVKGDIDTAWEALKDGADPRLHVFLATSPIHREYKLKKSKEQVIEAAVEAVKYAKTFFPIVQWSAEDACRTELDFLSEIVGEVIKAGADVVNIPDTVGYIHPKEYGEIFSHLKRHADGIDRVILSAHCHNDLGMAVANSLSAIEHGAGQIEGTINGIGERAGNAALEEIAVALKIRGDHYQSYFDLKLDEIKRTSDIVSKLTGMAVPGNKAVVGKNAFAHESGIHQDGVLKEKTTYEIISPELVGVSSNSLVLGKHSGRHAFGARMKELGFTLEDKELKRAFDRFKDWSEKKKEFTDADLISILMEEKAANGACGYELMTLQVQFGTSNITTAAVTLKDRNKTVIQEAATGAGSVEAIYNTLERCIGAPVHLKDYRIQSNSSGRDALAEVYVKVEFKGIETSGRGMAQDVLEASARAYVNAVNRVLLFSQEEQEAIKMPV; via the coding sequence GTGCGGAAGATTAATGTATTTGACACAACCTTAAGAGATGGTGAACAGTCAGCCGGCGTCAATTTGACGTTTGGAGAGAAGCTTGAAATCGCAAGGCAGCTTGAAAGACTCGGGGTAGATATTATGGAGGCGGGATTTCCTGCTTCCTCCAAAGCGGAGATGAAGAGTGTCAGAGAGATCGCCCGGACAATCCGCAGCTGCTCCATCACCGGCCTTGCCAGGTCCGTTAAAGGGGATATAGACACCGCTTGGGAAGCGCTTAAAGACGGGGCTGATCCAAGATTGCACGTTTTCCTTGCAACCTCCCCAATCCATAGAGAATATAAGCTGAAAAAATCAAAGGAGCAGGTCATCGAAGCAGCAGTTGAAGCGGTCAAATACGCGAAGACCTTTTTCCCGATTGTTCAGTGGTCAGCGGAAGATGCATGCAGAACGGAGCTTGATTTTTTAAGCGAGATTGTTGGCGAAGTGATTAAAGCGGGAGCAGATGTTGTAAACATCCCGGATACAGTCGGCTATATTCATCCAAAAGAATACGGAGAAATTTTCTCTCATTTAAAAAGACATGCAGATGGCATTGACCGGGTCATTCTCTCGGCTCATTGCCATAACGATCTTGGAATGGCCGTTGCGAACTCCCTTTCTGCCATTGAACATGGTGCCGGTCAAATAGAGGGGACCATCAACGGAATTGGAGAACGGGCAGGAAATGCAGCTCTGGAAGAAATTGCAGTTGCCTTGAAAATTAGAGGAGATCACTATCAATCCTACTTTGATTTGAAGCTGGATGAAATCAAGCGGACAAGTGACATTGTCAGCAAATTGACCGGAATGGCCGTTCCAGGCAATAAAGCGGTAGTCGGTAAGAATGCATTTGCCCACGAATCCGGTATTCATCAGGATGGAGTGCTGAAAGAAAAAACCACCTATGAAATTATTTCTCCGGAATTGGTCGGTGTTTCTTCTAACTCACTCGTTTTAGGAAAGCACTCCGGAAGGCATGCGTTTGGAGCGAGAATGAAGGAATTGGGCTTCACCTTAGAGGATAAAGAATTAAAACGAGCCTTTGACCGGTTCAAAGACTGGTCTGAGAAAAAGAAAGAATTCACGGACGCTGATCTTATTTCTATATTAATGGAGGAAAAAGCGGCAAACGGTGCCTGCGGGTATGAATTAATGACTCTGCAAGTACAGTTCGGAACGTCGAATATAACGACAGCAGCGGTAACGCTCAAAGACCGAAACAAGACCGTCATTCAGGAAGCCGCCACCGGGGCAGGAAGTGTAGAAGCGATTTACAACACGCTGGAACGCTGTATTGGTGCACCGGTCCATTTGAAGGACTACCGCATTCAATCGAACAGCAGCGGCAGAGACGCACTTGCAGAGGTTTATGTGAAAGTTGAATTTAAAGGAATTGAAACGAGTGGACGCGGAATGGCGCAGGATGTACTGGAAGCGTCGGCGCGTGCTTATGTAAATGCTGTGAACCGGGTGCTTTTGTTCAGTCAGGAAGAGCAGGAAGCCATCAAGATGCCAGTCTAA
- a CDS encoding XTP/dITP diphosphatase: MSQIIIATRNEGKAAEFKALFEPKGLQVASLNELPDLPEVEETGHSFEENAILKAEIISKLTGKPVIADDSGLSVDSLGGEPGIYSARYAGEEKDDAANIEKVLESMKGVEKDQRTARFRCALAIAAPGKETKTVEGSVEGYITEKPEGLHGFGYDPIFLVKDKGATMAQISPEEKNKISHRADALKKLEKLIGEYF; the protein is encoded by the coding sequence ATGAGCCAAATCATTATTGCGACTCGAAATGAAGGAAAGGCAGCAGAATTTAAAGCGCTGTTTGAACCAAAGGGGCTTCAGGTTGCTTCCTTAAACGAATTGCCGGACCTTCCTGAAGTGGAAGAAACGGGCCATTCATTTGAAGAAAATGCGATACTAAAAGCAGAAATCATCTCCAAGCTGACAGGAAAACCTGTTATCGCAGACGATTCTGGCCTATCTGTGGATTCTCTTGGCGGAGAGCCGGGTATTTATTCTGCCCGCTATGCGGGAGAAGAAAAAGATGATGCCGCTAACATTGAAAAGGTTCTTGAAAGCATGAAGGGTGTGGAAAAGGACCAAAGAACAGCCAGATTCAGATGTGCGCTTGCGATTGCTGCACCAGGAAAAGAAACAAAAACGGTTGAAGGCTCAGTGGAAGGATACATCACCGAGAAACCAGAAGGACTTCATGGATTCGGATATGATCCAATTTTTCTTGTGAAGGATAAAGGAGCCACAATGGCCCAGATTTCGCCCGAGGAAAAAAATAAAATCAGCCACCGTGCCGATGCACTGAAAAAATTAGAGAAGCTGATTGGAGAGTACTTTTAA
- the ilvE gene encoding branched-chain-amino-acid transaminase, which produces MSDQWIFLNGEFVRKEDAKISVYDHGFLYGDGIFEGIRVYNGNIFRMKEHMDRLYESGKSILLNMPYNQEELSDLVIKTVEKNGLRDAYIRLVVSRGVGDLGLDPYKCPSANVVIIVEPLAIFPKHLYDTGIDIVTVPTRRNRPDVLSPKVKSLNYLNNILVKIEAHLANVSEALMLNDQGYVAEGSADNVFIYKNGKLLTPPGYIGALEGITRNAIIDIANELGYKVSEEPFTRHDVYTAEEVFLTGTAAEVIAVVKVDGRVIGDGVPGEHTNYLLEKFRRKVIEEGEKVNLPDENLHVS; this is translated from the coding sequence ATGAGTGATCAATGGATCTTCTTGAACGGTGAATTCGTACGGAAGGAAGATGCCAAGATTTCTGTATATGATCACGGATTCTTGTACGGAGACGGCATTTTTGAAGGAATCAGGGTATACAACGGGAACATCTTCCGAATGAAAGAACATATGGACCGGCTATATGAGTCTGGAAAATCAATTTTACTCAATATGCCCTACAATCAGGAAGAATTAAGTGATCTTGTTATTAAAACGGTTGAAAAAAACGGATTGAGAGACGCCTACATCAGGCTGGTCGTTTCAAGAGGGGTCGGAGATCTTGGACTGGATCCTTATAAATGTCCTTCAGCGAATGTGGTCATCATCGTAGAACCGCTGGCTATTTTTCCGAAGCATCTTTACGATACTGGAATCGATATCGTAACGGTCCCTACAAGGAGAAACCGCCCAGACGTTCTCAGCCCGAAAGTTAAATCACTGAACTACTTAAATAATATTCTCGTGAAAATTGAAGCACATCTGGCAAACGTAAGCGAAGCACTTATGCTGAACGATCAGGGCTATGTTGCAGAGGGCTCTGCCGATAATGTATTCATTTACAAAAACGGCAAGCTGCTTACCCCGCCGGGATATATCGGAGCATTAGAAGGAATCACGCGTAATGCCATTATCGATATCGCGAATGAACTGGGCTATAAAGTTTCGGAGGAGCCGTTTACCCGCCATGATGTTTATACAGCGGAGGAAGTATTCCTGACAGGAACCGCCGCAGAAGTCATCGCAGTTGTCAAAGTGGATGGAAGGGTCATTGGAGACGGAGTACCTGGAGAGCATACGAACTATCTGCTTGAAAAGTTTAGAAGAAAAGTCATTGAAGAAGGCGAAAAAGTAAATCTGCCTGATGAAAATCTTCACGTAAGCTAA
- the ilvN gene encoding acetolactate synthase small subunit translates to MKRIITITVLNRPGVLNRITGLFTKRLYNIESITVGHTETEGVSRITFTVEVEDHNQVEQLTKQLNKQIHVLKVTDMTNQNVVARELALIKVSSPAASRLEIYGIIEPFRASVIDVGKESLVIQATGEPGKVEALIDLLKPYGIKEVARTGTTAFTRSSKRNTSEKATFIV, encoded by the coding sequence GTGAAACGAATCATTACCATCACCGTGCTGAATCGGCCTGGTGTGCTGAACCGGATCACCGGACTTTTTACTAAACGCCTATATAACATCGAAAGCATCACGGTTGGCCATACCGAGACTGAAGGGGTTTCAAGGATTACCTTTACGGTCGAGGTTGAAGATCATAATCAGGTCGAACAGCTCACAAAGCAGCTGAACAAGCAAATACATGTTTTGAAAGTAACAGACATGACCAATCAGAATGTAGTGGCAAGAGAGCTTGCCCTTATAAAAGTGAGCTCCCCGGCCGCAAGCAGACTGGAAATATACGGAATTATTGAACCGTTCCGGGCATCAGTCATTGATGTCGGGAAAGAAAGTCTCGTCATTCAGGCGACAGGTGAACCGGGTAAAGTTGAAGCGCTCATCGATCTGCTGAAACCATATGGAATTAAAGAGGTTGCAAGAACAGGAACCACCGCATTTACAAGGAGCAGCAAACGGAATACATCTGAAAAAGCAACGTTTATTGTTTAA